The Desulfatirhabdium butyrativorans DSM 18734 region GAAGACAGGTGATATTCGATGCCTGCGCCTGCCGTATACCCAAGTTTCCACTCGTTGATATCATAACGGCTCGCAAAAGGGGATTCTTTCTTTTCCTGGATGTTTCCCTGGCCGATGCCGCCGTCGAAAAACACGGACAGGGAATCCGAGATCCGGAGGGCAGGACGCAGGCCAAACGCATAGGAATAGGGGATGCGGTATGTCAAATGGGCTGGCTCATTTGTGTAAAGGGTCCATTCGTCATTGGATAGACCGATCCTTCCCTGAAGTCCCATGGAGAGGCCTGCCCCGAGGGGACGCATGTAGCCGAAAATCAAAGAACCGGTTTGTCCGTATGCGAGATCAACGTATCTGTCGTTCGGGCTGCCATCCATATAGGAATATTGCGGTTCGAAGCGGGTTTCGGCGTAACCGATTTCCGTTCCAGCATAGAAAAAACCCGCATCTGCGGATGCCACAAGGAGCATAGGTGCAACCAGCAAGGCCACCAGAAAAGCGACGGTTTTTGTTATGGCCATCGATAGCCTCCTTTCATCGTGACAAAGATCACACCGCCATCATTGATCAACCGCAAAGCGTACCTCGGGTTTATCGCAAGCGATGCACAATGCCTTCTGTATGTTCATATATCGGGAAGGAAGAGTTTTCAAGCACTATTGCAACGGGTTGCTGCATGGACACCAACCCGGCATGATCACCGGAGAGGTGGCCATTTTTCTTGTCAACCGGATGGCGCTCATGTTATGCAAACAAGCATTGGGATAGCCTCTAAATTCTAAATTCGGTTTAGTGCTCTATCCCCCGGAATCTAAACCCTTCATCAACAATAGCAGGAGGAGGATGGGCATATGAAAACATTCGGTCGATGGGGATGGTCGGTTGTGCTGGCGGTTCTGGTTTTCTCGCCCGCGGTCTTTGGGGGCACGCTCGATGATGTCAAGGCCAAGGGGTATGTGCAAGTTGGTGTCAACGGTCAGCTTTTCGGGTTCGGTATGCCCGATGAGAAAGGCGAATGGAAAGGTCTCGATGTGGATACGGGCCGGGCGATTGCTGCAGCCATCTTTGGGAATGTCACCAAGATCAAGTTTGTTCCGTTGACTGCCGTGCAGCGGTTTACGGCGCTCCAGTCCGGTGAGGTGGACGTGCTCTGCCGCAACGCAACATGGACCCTGAGCCGGGATACGCAACTGGGGCTCAATTTCGTTCAGGTCAACTATTATGACGGTCAGGGCTTTATGGTGCCCAAAAAGATGAACATCAAGAGTGCCAAGCAACTCGATGGCGCAACGGTATGCGTACTCCCCGGAACCACGACCGAGCAGAACCTGGCGGATTATTTCCGAACCAACAACATGAAGATGAAACCGGTTGTCATCGACAGCAATACCGAACTGAACAAGGCGTTCTTTGCGGGCCGTTGTGACAGTCTGACATCGGATGTATCCCAGCTTGCCGGAGCCCGTTCGGTTGCGCCCAATCCTGCCGATTATGTGATCCTGCCCGAAGTCATCTCCAAAGAACCGCTGGCGCCTGCGGTTCGGCATGGCGATGATCAGTGGAAGGATATCGTCAATTATTCCGTTCTGGCGCTGATAGCAGCCGAGGAAATGGGAATTACCTCCAAAAACGTGGACGAAATGCTCAAGAGCACCAATCCTGAGGTACAGCGCTTTCTGGGGGTTGTTCCCGGAAACGGCAAAGCCCTTGGACTGGATGAAAAATGGGCGTACAACATCATCAAGCTGGTCGGAAATTATGGCGAGGTCTTCGAACGAAACGTCGGCGCCAAAACACCTCTGGCGCTGGAGCGGGGGTTGAATGCTCTGTGGACAAAGGGCGGGTTGATGTATTCACCGCCGTTCAAATAACGTTTACGACGAATGGATCGCATCAGAAAAAAGCCGGAAAAGCCGATCATGAATGTCCAGCAACCGGCCGGTTATCCTGTTGGCGAGTCGATAGATGATCACCAAATTCCTTTCTGGCACAACCCCGCCCGCCGGGCTCTCGTGTACCAGTTGGCCGCGCTGATCATCACCGCTGCCATCGGTGGCTATCTCTTTCACAACACGGTCGTGAATCTCAAACGGCAGTCGATCGCCACCGGTTTCGGATTTCTGGAACGGGAGGCGTCCTTTGAAATCGGTGAGTCGCCGATTCCCTTTTCGGCTTCCCAATCCTATGCACGGGCGCTGCTGGTCGGATTGCTCAACACCATCAAGGTTGCGGTTACCGGGGTGTGTCTCTCGCTCGTTCTGGGGCTGTTTGTCGGGATCTGCAGGCTTTCGGGCAACTGGCTCGTTGCGCGTCTTGCCGCTCTATACATCGAGGTGTTTCAGGATATTCCCGTTCTGCTGCAGTTGTTTTTCTGGTATGCCGTTTTTTATGATTCTCTGCCGCCGCCCCGGTTGGCAATTACCCCGCTTCCGGGGGTGTTTTTGTGCAATCGCGGGCTGATCTTTGCGGTACCGCAAGACCATCCCGCCTACAGGGCCATGGCGGCGGCTTTTCTGGCAGGCTGCGTGATCGTCTTCCTGCTCCGGAGATGGGCCAGAAAACGGCAGGAGCGGACAGGGCGGATTTTCCCGGTTGTCCGCACTTCTTTCGGGATGCTGCTGGGGCTGCCTTTTATGGTCTGGGCAGGTGCCGGGTTTCCGGTGGCCATTCGTGTGCCACAGCTTTCCGGATTCAATTTTTCGGGAGGTATGGCCATCAGTCCCGAGTTTACGGCCTTGCTGCTCGGGTTGGTGCTGTATACGGCGGCATTTGTTGCCGAGATTGTCCGGGCCGGCATCCAGGCCGTCAGCAAGGGACAGAGTGAGGCCGCCATGGCGATCGGATTGAAACCGTGGCAGATCATGAATCTGGTGATTTTGCCCCAGGCGCTTCGCATCATCATCCCGCCGCTGACCAGCCAGATGATGAATCTGACCAAGAACAGCTCGCTTGCGGTCGCCATCGGGTATCCGGACTTTGTCTCGGTCGCTTCCACCACCATCAACCAGACGGGGCAGGCCATCGAGGGTGTGGCGATGATCATGGTCATTTACTTGATCATGAGCCTGATCACCTCGGCATTCATGAACTGGTACAACCGGAAAAAGGCCATTATCGAGCGGTAGGGATCATGATGACGGTATATTACGGCAGCGGGGAAGATGTTCGGCCGCCGGTGACATCGACGGGAGCTCTGGGCTGGATCCGGGAGAACCTCTTCAACGGGGCGCTCAATTCCATCCTGACCTTGTTGTGCCTGGCGCTGTTCGCCCGGGTTTTCCCCCCGCTTTTCCGGTGGATATTCATCGACAGTCTCTGGATGTCCACCTCATCGGCATGCCGCAATATCAAGGGTGCATGCTGGTCCATCATTTCAACCAATTACCGGTTCATTCTGTTCGGGTTCTACCCCTATGCGCTGCAGTGGCGGCCAACGATCGCCGTGTTGCTCCTGATCGTTTTGCTTCTGGTCAGCCGCAATCGTTCCTTCTGGAACAAGTCACTGCTCTATGCCTGGATTGCGGGGCTCCTCGCCATGGGTATCCTGATGCAGGGCGGGATGTTCGGCCTGCAGCGGGTGCAAAGCGATCAATGGGGGGGATTGCCGCTGACGCTTCTTCTGGCGGTGTTTGGCCTGGCGGCCGCCTATCCGCTGGGCGTGCTTCTGGCGCTGGGCAGACGAAGCAGACTGGCCGTCATTCGGGTGCTTTCGGTCCTGTATATCGAAATCATCCGGGGGGTTCCCCTGGTGAGTCTGCTCTTCATGTCAGCAATCGTTTTTCCCCTGTTCCTGCCGGAAGGCATGACGGTCAACAAGATCATCCGGGCGCAGGCCGCAATCATCCTCTTCACGGCGGCCTACATCGCGGAGGTGGTCCGGGGCGGGCTTCAGGGAATTCCAAAGGGGCAGTATGAGGCGGCCGAGTCCCTGGGCCTCAATTATGTCCAGACCATGCGGCTGATCGTGCTGCCGCAGGCGCTCAAAATCGTCATTCCGCCTTCCGTCAGCGTGCTCATTTCGGCATTCAAGGATACGTCTCTTGTGGTGATCATCGCCCTGTACGATCTTCTGAAAACCACGCAGTCGACGCTTTCCAATCCGAACTGGATGGGCTTTTCCTCGGAAGCCTATGTTTTCCTGGCATGTATCTATTTCATTTGTTGCTATGGTATGTCCCGCTACAGCAGACAGCTCGAAAGGGAACTTGGGGCGCCGGCGTGAAGCCGGAGGAAAGGGTGTTGGCGTCATGCAGGATGGGGTGCGGCAACCGGATGGATCAAAACTGATGCAGCAGGAGATGATCCGCTTCGAGGATGTCCATAAATGGTATGGCGAATTCCATGTCCTGAAGGCCATCCATCTCACCGTTCACAAAGGGGAGCGGGTCGTCATCTGCGGGCCGTCCGGGTCCGGGAAAAGTACGCTCATTCGCTGCATCAATCGCCTGGAGCGGCATCAGCGGGGAAAAATCGTTGTCGACGGCATCGAGTTGACGGACGATGTGCGGAACATCGAAAAAATCCGCGCAGAAGTCGGCATGGTTTTTCAGCACTTCAACCTGTTTCCGCATCTGAGTATTCTGGAAAACCTCACCGTGGGGCCGATCTGGGTCCGGAAAATGCCCAGGAAGCAAGCCGATGAGATGGCGATGGCCTTTCTGGAAAAAGTCCATATCGCCGATCAGGCCAGAAAATTTCCCGGCCAGCTTAGCGGCGGCCAGCAGCAGCGGGTGGCCATCGCCCGCAGCCTGTGCATGAAACCGAGCGTCATGCTCTTTGACGAGCCGACCTCGGCACTGGATCCGGAAATGGTCAAGGAAGTCCTCGATGTGATGATCGAGCTTGCGGAAGAGGGCATGACCATGATCGTCGTTTCGCACGAAATGGGTTTTGCACGAAGCGTGGCCCACCGGGTCCTGTTCATGGATGCCGGTCAAATTTTGGAAAGCAATACGCCGGATGAATTTTTCACCAGCCCGCAGCACGAGCGTACTCAACTGTTTTTGAGCCAGATTCTGCATTGAGATTATGCCATGATGGTCTCCCAAAAGTCCATCACGAGGACGGCCGTTTTTGCAAGGCCGTTATGCCCTGTTTGTCAACTGACCGGCGAAATCCGGTTGGTTCCTGAATGGAAACCCCGCTTCATTTCCGATCCCGACCGATGATCATGCCGTTTTCCTTGCAGCGGCGGGCTGAAAAGGAGACCTTTTTCGGAGGAAGACCAAAATTCACATTGACTGTTTTGATCAGCTATGTTAGGTGAAGCAAGTTTTTTTGAATTCACCCAACGGATCGAAACGAGTTCTCGTTGTGAAGCGCGAAACCAGGCGGATGATTCGGGAGTTGGCTTCCTATGCAAGCCTGGGCCTGTCGGTTGCTTTATCAATCTTTATCGGCCTTGGCATCGGAGTGTATCTCGATAAAAAATTCGATTCTTCTCCTTGGCTGACATTGATTTTTCTGGGGTTGGGCATAGCGGCAGGGTATCGGAACATCGGGCTGGTCATCAAAAAATCACGGAATCTCTGACGTGAGTGAAATTCGACAAGCAAGCAAATCGATCGTGGATAATGCCGAAATCCAAAGACGAATCCTGACCTTCGTCAACGTGGCGAACTGGGTTCTGTTCGCTGTCCTGGTTGTTGGCGGCATGCTGCTTGCCGGGTCCAAAATCTTCCTCGGGATCCTTTTCGGAGGGCTCATCGTCACCGTCAATTTCCATCTGCTTGCACGCACCCTCAAGCATTCGCTCACCCCCCCGTTTCTCAAGTCCCACAACAGCATCCTGGCCAAATACTACGTCCGGTTTACCATCAGCGGGCTGATCATTTTTGTGCTCATTTCCGAACATATCGTTCATCCAATCGGACTGTTCATCGGGCTGTCGGTTGTCGTGGCCAGCATCATGCTCGCAACCGTCTGTGAGATCACCAAACTTTTTTGCTGCAAGGAGGCTGTGTAAGGATGCAACATCCCTATCTGTTTTTCGTAAAGCTTTTCGATGCGATCGGTTTGGGTGCGTTTGCCCATCACTATCCCCATGTCATTTATTCCTGGGTCGTCATGCTGCTGCTGATCATCCTGGGATACCTCGGCACAAAAGGGATAAGTCTGATCCCGACAAAGGGGCAGAATGTCTTTGAAATCGTGATTTCCGGGATCGAAGACTTCATGATCGATATTACGGGGGAAGAGGGGCGATGGTTGTTTCCGCTGATCGCGACCATCTTCATCTATATTTTCACCTGCAACCTGATCGGCCTGGTTCCGGGGTTCTTCCCGCCGACGGCCAGCCTGAACACCACGCTTTCGTGTGCGCTGACGGTCGTCGTCTTCACCCACATCATCGGGGTGAAGTATCACGGCGCCAAGTACATCAAGCATTTTCTCGGGCCGGTGTGGTGGATGATCCCGATCATCTTCCCTATCGAGGTGATCGGCCATCTGGCCAGAATCCTGTCCCTGTCCTTCCGTCTTTTCGGAAACATGATGGGGCATGAGCTGGTCCTGGGCATTCTGTTCTTCCTGGCCGGGGCTTTCTTTGCGCCGCTGCCGATCATGGCGCTGGGTATTTTTGTGGCCCTGGTTCAGGCGTTCGTCTTTTTCCTGCTTTCGATCATGTATTTTACGGGAGCAATGGAACACGCGCATTGATAATGGTTTGTGAACTACCTTTTTATGCAATATGTCTGAAAAGCAGGATTCACCCATTCGGTTATCCTTGTTGGGGGACAATGGAAGAAGCCGAATTTTATCATCATTCATCAAGGGAGGAGAGGTAAAACATGGAAGCACAAGCATTACAGTTCTTCATCGCCTGTGTAACGGCAGCCGGTTTCGGTATCGCAGTGGCGGCTTTCGGGTGCGGTATTGCCCAGGGTCTCGGTCTTCGGGCCGCTGTGGAAGGTATTGCCCGAAATCCCGAATCATCCGGTAAGGTTACCGTTACCCTGCTGATCGGTCTGGCCATGATCGAGTCTCTTTGTATTTATGCGCTCGTCATCGCCCTGATCCTGATCTATGCGCATCCGCAGGCAGCAGCCATCGCGAAGCTGTTCGGCAAATAATTTCCGATCCTGCAGTTGTTTTTCTTCACAAAAGGCCGTTTCCGGGCAACCGGAAGCGGCCTTTTGTATTGGCGGTAGTGGGGAATCAGCGAGTTGCAGCCTTGTATGCGCTCGTTTGCGCCGCAAGCAGCATGGGCAGGGTGCTTTCCTCCTGCCTTGATACCGCCTCTTCGATGATCCGCTCGAAGGCGCTGCCGATCACGACACCATCAGCCTGTTTGGCGATGCGGGCGACATCCGCCACCGTGCTGATGCCGAAACCAACGCATACGGGCAGCTTCGTGTATTGTCTCAGCCTGTGGACGTTTTCCTCGACGGTGTCCCCCTGCAGTCCGGCGCTACCCGTTACCCCCGTTTTCGAGACGAGATAGAGAAACCCTTCGGCCCTGGCGGCAATCGTGCGGATGCGCTCATCGGGTGTGGTCGGCGCGATCAGGCGGATCAGGGAGAGCCGAGGCGGGGTTGGCCACTGATCGGTCATTTCGCTGGATTCTTCCGGCGGCAGATCGACGATCAAAACACCGTCCGCGCCTGCATTGACGGCATCCCCGTAAAAGCGCTTCACGCCGTAGGCGAAAATGGGGTTGTAGTAGCTGAAGAGAACGATCGGGGTCTCGATGTCCCGGCGCAGCGCCGCAACCATTTCCATGACGTTTGCAGGCGTCATCCCCTGCCGGAGCGCCCGCTGGGAAGATCGCTGGATGACCGGGCCGTCAGCCGTCGGATCCGAAAAGGCGATGCCGAGCTCCAGAAGATCGAGCCCGCTTCGGCACATGTCCCGGCAAACTGCCAGCGATGTCGCCATATCCGGATCGCCTGCCGTGACAAACCCGATCAGGGCTTTTTCCCGTTTTTGCTTCAGGGTATCGAAGAGATGGGCGATTCGGTTCATGATGCGCATTTCCTTTCCGACGATGCAGTTGCCGTGAACTGGGTGAAGATGGCCAGGTCCTTGTCCCCGCGGCCCGAGAGATTGACGATGATCCGCTCATTGCCTGGCCTCCGGGGGGCATCCTGGATGGCGAAAGCCAGGGCATGGGCGCTTTCCATCGCCGGAATGATGCCTTCGGTGCGGCACAGGGTGCGAAAGGCCTCGATTGCCTCCGTGTCGGTGACCGAGGTGTATCGGACCCTTCCGGAATCCTTCAGCATCGCATGCTCCGGCCCCACGCCGGGGTAATCGAGACCCGCGGAAACGGAATGCGCTTCCTGGATCTGGCCGTTCGGATCCTGCAGAACGTAGGATTTGGATCCGTGCAGCACGCCGACGCTTCCGGCGGAGAGCGTGGCCGCATGGCGACCGGTTTCGACCCCGTGCCCGCCTGCCTCGATGCCGATCATCTCCACCGGATCGTTCAGAAACGGATAGAAAAGCCCCATTGCATTGCTGCCGCCGCCGACGCAGGCGATCAACAGATCCGGCAGGGCGCCGCAGGCGGCTTTCATCTGCGCTCTGGCCTCGATCCCGATGATCTTCTGAAACTCCCGCACCATCAGCGGATAGGGATGGGGGCCGGCGACGGAGCCGATGACATAGAAGGTGTCGGCTACGGCTTCCGTCCAGTAGCGCATGGCCTCGTTCATGGCGTCCTTGAGCGTGCCCGTCCCGGAGGACACGGAGATGACCTGCGCCCCCAGCAGTTCCATGCGCTGGACATTGGGCGCCTGGCGCCGGATATCTTCTTTGCCCATGAAAATCCGGCATTCCATCCCCAGGAGCGCGGCCACGGTTGCGGTGGCAACCCCGTGCTGGCCCGCACCGGTTTCGGCGATGAGCTTGGTCTTTCCCATGTAACGGGCCAGCAGGCCCTGCCCTAGGGTGTTGTTGATCTTGTGGGCGCCGGTGTGGGCCAGATCCTCCCGTTTCAGGTAGATCATCGCGCCGCCGAGCATTTGGCTCAGGCGCTTTGCCGGATAGAGGGGCGTCGGTCTTCCGGCGTAGTCTTTCAGAAGGGCCGCCAGTTCCTGCTGGAAGGCCGGATCATCCCGAAAATGGAAAAAGGCCGTTTCGAGTTCCAGCAGGGCAGGCATCAGGGTTTCGCCGACATAGCGCCCCCCGTAGGGGCCGAAATGGCCCCGCAGATCCGGCTGCGACAGGGCGGATGAAGGCATGGATGAATCGGTTGCGTTCATGAAAAAATTCTCCTCGATGGTTTGGGCAAAGCAGGGTTGCGGGTCGCCTGCAGGAGCATGCGCACTTTGGCCAGGTCTTTTCTGCCCGGGCAGAATTCCACGCCCGAGCTGACATCGATGGCGTCGGGGCAGGCATCCCGGATCGCCTTTACGACATTTTCAGGGGTCAGGCCGCCGGCCAGGATCAGGGGGCTCTGCTCGGCAAGGGGTTTTGCCGCGGCCCAGTTCCAGGCCTGGGCGTTTCCGCCGGGGAAGGGGCCTTTTCCGCATTCCACCAGAAAGGCGCTGCAGCGGTAAGCGGCTGCATCCGAAAACAGCGGGTTGCGGTTCCAGAACAGGGTCTTGATGGTCAGCATTCCCTGCGAAAAAAACCGTTCGGCAAGCGCCGGGCTTTCGTTTCCGTGAAGCTGCACGCCGTTGAGCCTGCAGGCGGTGATGGTGGACTGGATGTTTTCCGCCGTTTCATCCACGAACACGCCGACAAGCGGGAAATCCGGCGGCAAAGCCTCCCGGATGGCCTGTGCCTGCTCGATGGAAACGAACCGGGGGCTTGGCGGATAAAAAATCAGGCCGATGGCCGATGCGCCGGCTTCCATGCAGGCGCATGCTTCATCGGGCCGGGTGAGGCCGCAGATCTTCGCCGGAAAGGCTTGCTGGACCCGCGATGGGGGTAGGGATGTCGGGTTCATTGTATCCTTTCTCCTTCGATCAATTGCCGGAGGACAGCGCCCGGGTCGGCGGCCCGGGAAAGGGTTTCACCGATCAGAAAATGGCGGAATCCGGCCTGCGCCAGAAATTCGATGTCCCGCCGGTTGCGGATACCGCTCAGGGCAATGGCCGTGATATCGTTTCGCAGAAGGGGCCGCAAACGGGCGCATACGGAAAGATCCGTCTCGAAGGTGGCGAGATTCCGGGCGTTGATGCCGACCGTGGCGGCGCCGGCCTGCAGTGCGATCTCGATTTCCCGCTCCGATGCCACTTCGACGAGGGCATCGAGATCCAGTTGCCGGCAGAGCGCGAGCAGCTCCGACAGCAGGCCGGGATCCAGGATGCGCACGATCAGCAGGAGGGCATCGAGCCCTGCAGCCCGGGTTTCATAGACCTGATACGGGCTGAGGATGAAATCTTTGCGCAGGACGGGAATGGCTACGCTCTCCCGCACCGTGCGGGCATCCTCGAGGCTCCCCCTGAAAAAGGCCGCTTCGGTCAGCACCGACATGGCCGATGCGCCGGCCTTCTCGCAGGCGCGGGCATAATGCGCCGGATCGATGTCGAGCCGGATGGCACCCTTGGAAGGCGAGGCACGTTTGACCTCGGCAATGACGTGAATCCGGGATGATTCGGGTCCATCCGGATGGCCGGGGAAGGGCCTTCTCGTTCTGGGTGTGGAGCAGGCCGTTTCGAGAATGGCTTGCGGGATGCGCCGTTGTGACGCTTCGATTGCGAGGCGCTTGGTCTCCTGAATGGTTTCCAGAAAGTCGGGTTTCATGGCGGCCTCAGATTTTCGGCGTGTGCGCCTGGGTGAAGCGCACAAGGGCGTCGAGCTTTTCCATAGCTCTGCCGCTGTCGATGGCCTCTTCCGCCATCCGGATGCCTTCCGGAATGTCAGCGGCTTTTTCCGCGCAAACAAGGGCTGCGGCGGCGTTCAGTAAAACGCAATTGCGGGCATCCCCCGGCTCTCCGGAGAGGATGGCCCGGGTGATGGCCGCATTCGTTTCGGGATCACCGCCGGCCAGCGATTTCGGGTCTGCGAGGTGGCCAAAGATCATGTCCGGAAACAGATCGTAGGTGCGGATCATGCCGCCTTTGAGCTCCGATACCCGGGTGGGGGCGCAGACGCTGATCTCGTCCAGACCGTCATGCCCATGGACGACCATCGCACGTCTGCTGCCAAGCGTTTTGAGGGCCTGGGCAAACAGCTCCGTCAACGAAGGCGCATAGACGCCCAGCAGTTGGCAATTGGCGCCGGCCGGGTTGGTGAGCGGGCCGAGCATGTTGAACAGGCTGCGGATGCCGACCTCCTTCCGGGCTTTGGCCGCATGGCGCATGGCCCCATGAAACAGCGGCGCAAAGAGAAAACCGATGCCGATCCCGTTGACGGCTTCTTCCACCACTTCGGGGGGGCAGGAAAGGGAGACGCCGAGGGCTTCGAGCAAATCGGCGCTGCCGCATTTGCTGGAAACCGAGCGGTTGCCGTGTTTGGCCACCGCTACCCCGCAGCCGGCTACGACGAACGCCGTAGTGGTGGAAATGTTGAAGGTCCCGGCCATATCGCCTCCCGTGCCGCAGGTGTCCACCACGATCGGCGCATCGGTCTGGATGCGCTTGGCGGTCTTTCGCATGGTTCGGGCCGCCCCCCCCAGCTCATCCGCTGTTTCCCCTTTGGTGGCCAGCGCCGCCATGAAGGCTGCAATCTGGGTGTCGGCAAGAGCGCCGGAGAGCAACGTTTCCATGAGGGATGCGGTTTCGCTTTCGGTCAGGTCTATTCTTCGGACAATTTTTTGGATGCAATCGATGTACATAAAGACTCCTTCGTGATGGGCGAACACAGGGGTTCGCCCCTACGGGACATATGGATTTCCGCTGTCTCCAGCCATCAGCCTTCTAACCCCTGACTTCTGTCTTCTGACTTCTGTCTTCTGACTCCTGTCTTCTGACTCCTGTCTTCTGACTCCTGTCTTCTGACTCCTGACTCCTGCCTCCTCCAATTTCATGCCGCAAGGGCAAGACCTTCGATTTCGCCGCTCATCGTCAGAAAATTGCGCAGCATCCGCTTCCCGACATGGGTCATTTTGGATTCCGGATGAAATTGAATGCCTTCCGTGGGATGCTCCCTGTGCCGCAGCCCCATGATTTCACCATCTTCGGATTCGGAGGTGATTTCCAGACAATCCGGGAAATCGTTGCGGAGAACGGCGAGCGAATGGTAGCGCATGGCCTGGAAAGGGCCCTGGATACCCCGGTACAGGTGTTTCCCGTCTGAGCTGATCATCGAGACCTTCCCGTGCTTGAGCGCCTTGGCATAGCCGACCCTTGCCCCGAAGGCCATGCCGATGGCCTGGTGGCCCAGGCAGACCCCGAGCATGGGGATGCGGCCCGAGAAATGGCGGATGGCATCGAGGATGATGCCCGCGGATTCCGGCCTTCCCGGCCCGGGCGAGATGACGATCCCGTTGGGCTGCATCCGCTCGATGTCGGCGATGCCGATGGCGTCGTTTCGGGCCACCCGGACATCGGCGCCCAGTTGTTCGAGATACTGGATCAGGTTGTAGGTAAAGGAGTCGTAGTTGTCGATCATCAGAATCATGGTTGTCCTTCCTTTCCGGAATGCGGCGTGCTGGCGCCGACGGGTCGAATCCACTGCAGGCCTTTCTGGATGGCCATGGATTTGTTGATGGTTTCCTGATATTCGGTTTCGGGATTGCTGTCTGCCACGATACCGGCCCCT contains the following coding sequences:
- a CDS encoding AtpZ/AtpI family protein, with the protein product MKRETRRMIRELASYASLGLSVALSIFIGLGIGVYLDKKFDSSPWLTLIFLGLGIAAGYRNIGLVIKKSRNL
- a CDS encoding amino acid ABC transporter permease codes for the protein MMTVYYGSGEDVRPPVTSTGALGWIRENLFNGALNSILTLLCLALFARVFPPLFRWIFIDSLWMSTSSACRNIKGACWSIISTNYRFILFGFYPYALQWRPTIAVLLLIVLLLVSRNRSFWNKSLLYAWIAGLLAMGILMQGGMFGLQRVQSDQWGGLPLTLLLAVFGLAAAYPLGVLLALGRRSRLAVIRVLSVLYIEIIRGVPLVSLLFMSAIVFPLFLPEGMTVNKIIRAQAAIILFTAAYIAEVVRGGLQGIPKGQYEAAESLGLNYVQTMRLIVLPQALKIVIPPSVSVLISAFKDTSLVVIIALYDLLKTTQSTLSNPNWMGFSSEAYVFLACIYFICCYGMSRYSRQLERELGAPA
- the trpA gene encoding tryptophan synthase subunit alpha — encoded protein: MNRIAHLFDTLKQKREKALIGFVTAGDPDMATSLAVCRDMCRSGLDLLELGIAFSDPTADGPVIQRSSQRALRQGMTPANVMEMVAALRRDIETPIVLFSYYNPIFAYGVKRFYGDAVNAGADGVLIVDLPPEESSEMTDQWPTPPRLSLIRLIAPTTPDERIRTIAARAEGFLYLVSKTGVTGSAGLQGDTVEENVHRLRQYTKLPVCVGFGISTVADVARIAKQADGVVIGSAFERIIEEAVSRQEESTLPMLLAAQTSAYKAATR
- a CDS encoding amino acid ABC transporter permease: MNVQQPAGYPVGESIDDHQIPFWHNPARRALVYQLAALIITAAIGGYLFHNTVVNLKRQSIATGFGFLEREASFEIGESPIPFSASQSYARALLVGLLNTIKVAVTGVCLSLVLGLFVGICRLSGNWLVARLAALYIEVFQDIPVLLQLFFWYAVFYDSLPPPRLAITPLPGVFLCNRGLIFAVPQDHPAYRAMAAAFLAGCVIVFLLRRWARKRQERTGRIFPVVRTSFGMLLGLPFMVWAGAGFPVAIRVPQLSGFNFSGGMAISPEFTALLLGLVLYTAAFVAEIVRAGIQAVSKGQSEAAMAIGLKPWQIMNLVILPQALRIIIPPLTSQMMNLTKNSSLAVAIGYPDFVSVASTTINQTGQAIEGVAMIMVIYLIMSLITSAFMNWYNRKKAIIER
- a CDS encoding outer membrane protein, which produces MAITKTVAFLVALLVAPMLLVASADAGFFYAGTEIGYAETRFEPQYSYMDGSPNDRYVDLAYGQTGSLIFGYMRPLGAGLSMGLQGRIGLSNDEWTLYTNEPAHLTYRIPYSYAFGLRPALRISDSLSVFFDGGIGQGNIQEKKESPFASRYDINEWKLGYTAGAGIEYHLSSVWSMNFSYRYTAYDRLSYDSYMPNGSHWETVEDEPKTQVFSFGLTWYFLP
- the atpE gene encoding ATP synthase F0 subunit C, translating into MEAQALQFFIACVTAAGFGIAVAAFGCGIAQGLGLRAAVEGIARNPESSGKVTVTLLIGLAMIESLCIYALVIALILIYAHPQAAAIAKLFGK
- a CDS encoding ATP synthase subunit I, with translation MSEIRQASKSIVDNAEIQRRILTFVNVANWVLFAVLVVGGMLLAGSKIFLGILFGGLIVTVNFHLLARTLKHSLTPPFLKSHNSILAKYYVRFTISGLIIFVLISEHIVHPIGLFIGLSVVVASIMLATVCEITKLFCCKEAV
- the atpB gene encoding F0F1 ATP synthase subunit A, which encodes MQHPYLFFVKLFDAIGLGAFAHHYPHVIYSWVVMLLLIILGYLGTKGISLIPTKGQNVFEIVISGIEDFMIDITGEEGRWLFPLIATIFIYIFTCNLIGLVPGFFPPTASLNTTLSCALTVVVFTHIIGVKYHGAKYIKHFLGPVWWMIPIIFPIEVIGHLARILSLSFRLFGNMMGHELVLGILFFLAGAFFAPLPIMALGIFVALVQAFVFFLLSIMYFTGAMEHAH
- a CDS encoding amino acid ABC transporter ATP-binding protein, which translates into the protein MIRFEDVHKWYGEFHVLKAIHLTVHKGERVVICGPSGSGKSTLIRCINRLERHQRGKIVVDGIELTDDVRNIEKIRAEVGMVFQHFNLFPHLSILENLTVGPIWVRKMPRKQADEMAMAFLEKVHIADQARKFPGQLSGGQQQRVAIARSLCMKPSVMLFDEPTSALDPEMVKEVLDVMIELAEEGMTMIVVSHEMGFARSVAHRVLFMDAGQILESNTPDEFFTSPQHERTQLFLSQILH
- a CDS encoding amino acid ABC transporter substrate-binding protein encodes the protein MKTFGRWGWSVVLAVLVFSPAVFGGTLDDVKAKGYVQVGVNGQLFGFGMPDEKGEWKGLDVDTGRAIAAAIFGNVTKIKFVPLTAVQRFTALQSGEVDVLCRNATWTLSRDTQLGLNFVQVNYYDGQGFMVPKKMNIKSAKQLDGATVCVLPGTTTEQNLADYFRTNNMKMKPVVIDSNTELNKAFFAGRCDSLTSDVSQLAGARSVAPNPADYVILPEVISKEPLAPAVRHGDDQWKDIVNYSVLALIAAEEMGITSKNVDEMLKSTNPEVQRFLGVVPGNGKALGLDEKWAYNIIKLVGNYGEVFERNVGAKTPLALERGLNALWTKGGLMYSPPFK